From a single Leptidea sinapis chromosome 1, ilLepSina1.1, whole genome shotgun sequence genomic region:
- the LOC126971771 gene encoding uncharacterized protein LOC126971771, whose product MEVEAKIKEDMKKLGCTCEKQLALAFHLYIYLVDQKLMYDTEYCYNKDIDKLYIVARSSKQDNLNIYVPVPMDFIINMGYINQLQENLCTVETGPGINLAFIETDFTVVIYTFTKGLLDRPSVERMDQIREKQDRRMFINSELKKNKDIILKDALDGGDVDEC is encoded by the coding sequence ATGGAAGTGGAAGCAAAAATTAAGGAGGATATGAAAAAACTTGGATGCACTTGCGAGAAACAATTAGCTCTAGCTTTTCAtctgtatatttatttagttgatCAAAAGTTGATGTATGATACCGAATATTGCTATAACAAGGATATTGATAAACTATACATCGTCGCGCGATCATCGAAACAAGACAATTTGAACATTTACGTGCCGGTCCCAATGGACTTCATTATAAACATGGGTTACATAAATCAGTTACAAGAAAATTTGTGTACAGTAGAAACAGGGCCCGGTATAAACTTAGCTTTTATTGAAACTGATTTTACAGTTGTGATCTATACATTTACTAAAGGTCTCCTAGACCGACCTAGTGTAGAAAGAATGGATCAAATAAGAGAAAAGCAGGACCGAAGAATGTTTATAAATAGTgaattgaagaaaaataaagatattatattaaaagatgCTTTAGATGGAGGTGATGTAGATGAATGTTAA
- the LOC126968594 gene encoding disks large-associated protein 5 isoform X2: MDPFNINIFLKNVDNQNNQPTNQNQHKRKPEQFESVAGGVKVRRELKKRERKSIRLVAFDTIRDIPKAESNLPVIKQEDKAEQRRLQLEIWKMEKEKKKREAAALKKKPFIVGIAHGPIKVQSIPPLRAIPSTSGRVTRSQTVQSNKLQTKKLSQNASSFAPKNAGFNPNIDHLEASKFQLSIIDKTQKQLKLEPKQTEEKVQTQKLTIKAEKPNKLCRIKGISEPPLKTVKGKISQKPLSSNNVKNTIPKCESSSEEKLRSPKNDVVKTPENKIGEAIKISPYVTVSRGKENARKEMKKKIEEDDDYNDLGSVEHFKNQLNSEIKRITEMCNTWEKISMQGVLPDAVESAILGAVGQGRLLVSQKMQQFAGLVARCEQPDPRHPLVTAADLHGFWDMLFMQVENIDIRFKELEEMKARGWLAKEPQKVMLKKKVTTTVAADKPAATSRIRDMIAAARRAKKEQQVKQADGPERDADSGTKTFDAGFFCVLSPVRVAPAPATPRPQRVLNEEYFPSSDTKNSSRMSMAMMRASFISRGCKDDAIVADEPQEDLIQFTPVNLKATPGRSILKSGNTTKANRSLKCVLFDSSDNDLLQQSIDADISGVKVLANTSIDNEKENICTRKSKPRLERQNAVSSPVMTRSRRKSQQLVNEEDVFREMENTPSRTPRRSSRRK, from the exons ATGG ACCCTTTCAATATCAATATATTTCTGAAGAATGTTGATAATCAAAACAACCAACCAACTAACCAAAATCAACATAAAAGAAAACCAGAACAGTTTGAAAGTGTGGCTGGCGGG GTTAAAGTTCGTcgcgaattaaaaaaaagggaAAGGAAAAGTATTCGTTTGGTGGCTTTTGATACTATAAGAGATATACCAAAAGCTGAAAGTAACTTACCAGTTATAAAGCAGGAAGATAAAGCTGAACAAAGGAGGTTACAATTAGAGATATGGAAGATGGAGaaggagaagaagaaaagaGAAGCTGCAGCACTGAAGAAGAAGCCATTTATTGTGGGAATTGCTCATGGTCCTATTAAAGTTCAGTCTATACCTCCTCTAAGGGCTATACCCAGTACATCTGGAAGGGTCACCAGATCGCAAACTGTACAGAGTAATAAGTTACAGACGAAAAAATTGTCACAAAATGCCTCTTCATTTGCCCCAAAAAATGCAGGTTTTAACCCAAATATAGATCATTTAGAGGCATCAAAATTTCAACTATCCATAATAGACAAAACTCAAAAACAATTAAAGCTAGAGCCAAAACAAACTGAGGAAAAAGTTCAAACACAAAAACTGACAATCAAGGCAGAAAAACCAAATAAATTATGTAGAATAAAAGGCATTTCTGAGCCACCATTAAAAACCGTCAAAGgaaaaatatcacaaaagcCACTATCaagtaataatgtaaaaaatacaattcctAAATGTGAGTCTAGTTCGGAAGAAAAGCTCAGATCACCAAAGAATGATGTAGTAAAGACCCCTGAAAACAAGATTGGAGAGGCTATAAAAATTAGTCCATATGTTACTGTGTCAAGGGGTAAGGAAAATGCTCGcaaagaaatgaaaaagaaaattgaagaag ATGATGATTACAATGATTTGGGAAGTGTGGAACACTTCAAAAACCAGTTAAATTCAGAAATTAAGAGAATCACTGAGATGTGTAATACCTGGGAGAAGATATCAATGCAGGGTGTGCTGCCTGATGCTGTTGAA TCCGCGATTCTGGGTGCGGTGGGTCAGGGTCGTCTGCTCGTGTCGCAGAAGATGCAGCAGTTCGCGGGACTGGTGGCGCGCTGCGAGCAGCCGGACCCTCGCCACCCGCTGGTCACCGCGGCCGACCTTCATGGATTCTGGGACATGCTTTTTATGCAG GTTGAGAACATTGACATACGTTTCAAAGAGTTAGAAGAAATGAAAGCTCGGGGCTGGTTAGCGAAGGAGCCGCAGAAGGTAATGCTAAAGAAGAAGGTGACGACCACCGTAGCGGCTGACAAGCCCGCAGCCACCAGCAGGATCCGGGATATGATAGCAG ccGCAAGAAGAGCTAAGAAGGAGCAACAAGTAAAACAAGCAGATGGACCTGAGCGAGATGCGGACAGCGGGACCAAGACCTTCGACGCCGGGTTCTTTTGTGTTCTGTCTCCAGTGCGAGTAGCGCCGGCACCTGCCACGCCTCGCCCGCAGCGTGTATTGAACGAGGAATACTTCCCTTCCAGTGACACCAAGAATTCTTCAAGG ATGTCGATGGCGATGATGCGCGCTTCGTTCATTAGCCGCGGCTGCAAGGACGATGCCATAGTTGCTGATGAACCTCAG gaGGATCTCATACAGTTCACCCCAGTAAACTTAAAGGCCACACCTGGAAGAAGCATATTAAAATCAGGCAACACTACAAAAGCTAACAGATCATTGAAGTGTGTTCTATTTGATAGTTCCGACAATGATCTGCTTCAGCAGTCCATCGATGCTGACATTAGCGGGGTGAAGGTGTTGGCCAATACATCTATTGataatgaaaaagaaaatatctGCACGAGGAAGAGCAAGCCGCGGTTGGAGAGACAAAATGCTGTATCCAGCCCTGTTATGACGAGAAGCAGAAGGAAAAGTCAGCAATTAGTGAATGAAGAAGATGTCTTCAGAGAAATGGAAAATACTCCATCGCGAACACCGCGCCGTTCGTCAAGAAGAAAGTGA
- the LOC126968594 gene encoding disks large-associated protein 5 isoform X1 has translation MDPFNINIFLKNVDNQNNQPTNQNQHKRKPEQFESVAGGVKVRRELKKRERKSIRLVAFDTIRDIPKAESNLPVIKQEDKAEQRRLQLEIWKMEKEKKKREAAALKKKPFIVGIAHGPIKVQSIPPLRAIPSTSGRVTRSQTVQSNKLQTKKLSQNASSFAPKNAGFNPNIDHLEASKFQLSIIDKTQKQLKLEPKQTEEKVQTQKLTIKAEKPNKLCRIKGISEPPLKTVKGKISQKPLSSNNVKNTIPKCESSSEEKLRSPKNDVVKTPENKIGEAIKISPYVTVSRGKENARKEMKKKIEEGLLDDDYNDLGSVEHFKNQLNSEIKRITEMCNTWEKISMQGVLPDAVESAILGAVGQGRLLVSQKMQQFAGLVARCEQPDPRHPLVTAADLHGFWDMLFMQVENIDIRFKELEEMKARGWLAKEPQKVMLKKKVTTTVAADKPAATSRIRDMIAAARRAKKEQQVKQADGPERDADSGTKTFDAGFFCVLSPVRVAPAPATPRPQRVLNEEYFPSSDTKNSSRMSMAMMRASFISRGCKDDAIVADEPQEDLIQFTPVNLKATPGRSILKSGNTTKANRSLKCVLFDSSDNDLLQQSIDADISGVKVLANTSIDNEKENICTRKSKPRLERQNAVSSPVMTRSRRKSQQLVNEEDVFREMENTPSRTPRRSSRRK, from the exons ATGG ACCCTTTCAATATCAATATATTTCTGAAGAATGTTGATAATCAAAACAACCAACCAACTAACCAAAATCAACATAAAAGAAAACCAGAACAGTTTGAAAGTGTGGCTGGCGGG GTTAAAGTTCGTcgcgaattaaaaaaaagggaAAGGAAAAGTATTCGTTTGGTGGCTTTTGATACTATAAGAGATATACCAAAAGCTGAAAGTAACTTACCAGTTATAAAGCAGGAAGATAAAGCTGAACAAAGGAGGTTACAATTAGAGATATGGAAGATGGAGaaggagaagaagaaaagaGAAGCTGCAGCACTGAAGAAGAAGCCATTTATTGTGGGAATTGCTCATGGTCCTATTAAAGTTCAGTCTATACCTCCTCTAAGGGCTATACCCAGTACATCTGGAAGGGTCACCAGATCGCAAACTGTACAGAGTAATAAGTTACAGACGAAAAAATTGTCACAAAATGCCTCTTCATTTGCCCCAAAAAATGCAGGTTTTAACCCAAATATAGATCATTTAGAGGCATCAAAATTTCAACTATCCATAATAGACAAAACTCAAAAACAATTAAAGCTAGAGCCAAAACAAACTGAGGAAAAAGTTCAAACACAAAAACTGACAATCAAGGCAGAAAAACCAAATAAATTATGTAGAATAAAAGGCATTTCTGAGCCACCATTAAAAACCGTCAAAGgaaaaatatcacaaaagcCACTATCaagtaataatgtaaaaaatacaattcctAAATGTGAGTCTAGTTCGGAAGAAAAGCTCAGATCACCAAAGAATGATGTAGTAAAGACCCCTGAAAACAAGATTGGAGAGGCTATAAAAATTAGTCCATATGTTACTGTGTCAAGGGGTAAGGAAAATGCTCGcaaagaaatgaaaaagaaaattgaagaag GACTTTTAGATGATGATTACAATGATTTGGGAAGTGTGGAACACTTCAAAAACCAGTTAAATTCAGAAATTAAGAGAATCACTGAGATGTGTAATACCTGGGAGAAGATATCAATGCAGGGTGTGCTGCCTGATGCTGTTGAA TCCGCGATTCTGGGTGCGGTGGGTCAGGGTCGTCTGCTCGTGTCGCAGAAGATGCAGCAGTTCGCGGGACTGGTGGCGCGCTGCGAGCAGCCGGACCCTCGCCACCCGCTGGTCACCGCGGCCGACCTTCATGGATTCTGGGACATGCTTTTTATGCAG GTTGAGAACATTGACATACGTTTCAAAGAGTTAGAAGAAATGAAAGCTCGGGGCTGGTTAGCGAAGGAGCCGCAGAAGGTAATGCTAAAGAAGAAGGTGACGACCACCGTAGCGGCTGACAAGCCCGCAGCCACCAGCAGGATCCGGGATATGATAGCAG ccGCAAGAAGAGCTAAGAAGGAGCAACAAGTAAAACAAGCAGATGGACCTGAGCGAGATGCGGACAGCGGGACCAAGACCTTCGACGCCGGGTTCTTTTGTGTTCTGTCTCCAGTGCGAGTAGCGCCGGCACCTGCCACGCCTCGCCCGCAGCGTGTATTGAACGAGGAATACTTCCCTTCCAGTGACACCAAGAATTCTTCAAGG ATGTCGATGGCGATGATGCGCGCTTCGTTCATTAGCCGCGGCTGCAAGGACGATGCCATAGTTGCTGATGAACCTCAG gaGGATCTCATACAGTTCACCCCAGTAAACTTAAAGGCCACACCTGGAAGAAGCATATTAAAATCAGGCAACACTACAAAAGCTAACAGATCATTGAAGTGTGTTCTATTTGATAGTTCCGACAATGATCTGCTTCAGCAGTCCATCGATGCTGACATTAGCGGGGTGAAGGTGTTGGCCAATACATCTATTGataatgaaaaagaaaatatctGCACGAGGAAGAGCAAGCCGCGGTTGGAGAGACAAAATGCTGTATCCAGCCCTGTTATGACGAGAAGCAGAAGGAAAAGTCAGCAATTAGTGAATGAAGAAGATGTCTTCAGAGAAATGGAAAATACTCCATCGCGAACACCGCGCCGTTCGTCAAGAAGAAAGTGA